Proteins from one Parvibaculum lavamentivorans DS-1 genomic window:
- a CDS encoding thioesterase family protein, whose amino-acid sequence MNAPTRELNPVFRRDGEVWAARPEAQGPFGGMHGGAVAALAVGEMEAMAGPRGLGGLVSANLYLLRPLPREGISSKVSAVREGGRIAVFENELWADGKLQAKASACFQKPVTIDGLPGAPTEVLFEPEGFSRWERPPGFNNSGKDHGFLDLVDIRDTTHEDGTRAKWFRLKHPFHDVPTPFSNAMAVADVSTLFTVTDAGARPSASGWPNADLSFHLSRVPIDEWIGVAQRGSWHGDGRGMTESEIFDVHGRIGRSCQSVVLLPL is encoded by the coding sequence ATGAATGCACCGACGAGAGAGCTGAACCCCGTATTCCGGCGCGATGGCGAGGTGTGGGCCGCGCGGCCGGAAGCGCAAGGCCCCTTTGGCGGCATGCATGGCGGCGCGGTGGCGGCGCTCGCCGTGGGCGAGATGGAAGCGATGGCGGGGCCGCGCGGGCTTGGCGGGCTCGTCTCGGCCAATCTCTATCTGCTGAGGCCGCTGCCGCGCGAGGGGATTTCGAGCAAGGTGAGCGCGGTGCGCGAGGGCGGACGGATTGCCGTGTTCGAGAACGAGCTATGGGCGGATGGAAAATTGCAGGCAAAGGCGAGTGCCTGCTTCCAGAAGCCTGTGACCATAGACGGGCTGCCGGGAGCGCCAACCGAAGTGCTGTTCGAGCCGGAGGGTTTTTCCCGATGGGAGCGGCCGCCGGGCTTCAACAATTCGGGCAAGGATCACGGCTTTCTCGATCTGGTCGATATTCGCGACACGACACATGAAGACGGAACGCGGGCGAAGTGGTTTCGGCTGAAGCATCCGTTCCACGATGTACCGACGCCTTTTTCGAATGCGATGGCGGTGGCGGATGTGTCGACGCTTTTCACGGTGACGGATGCGGGCGCGCGGCCGAGCGCAAGCGGCTGGCCGAATGCCGATCTTTCCTTTCATCTGTCGCGGGTGCCAATCGACGAATGGATCGGCGTGGCGCAGCGCGGCTCGTGGCATGGCGACGGACGCGGCATGACGGAGTCCGAGATTTTCGACGTTCATGGACGGATCGGGCGGTCATGCCAGAGCGTGGTGCTGCTGCCGCTTTGA
- the fabB gene encoding beta-ketoacyl-ACP synthase I, whose protein sequence is MRRVVVTGMGIVSSIGNNTQEVVGSLREGKSGIVRADTYAEMGFRSQVHGSLKINLDEAVDRRARRFMGDGAAYAWIAMEQAIRDAGLEESDVSNPRTGLIVGSGGPSTKAIVAAADMARTEPVKGPKKVGPFAVPKAMSSTCSANLSTWYKTKGVNYSISSACSTSANCIGNAAEMIQWGKQDVMFAGGGEELDWTLSVLFDAMGAMSAKRNDTPEKASRAYDKDRDGFVITGGGGILVLEELEHAKARGAKIYAEIVGYGATADGADMVAPSGEGAVRCMKMALQNVKEKVDYINPHATSTPVGDIPEINAIREVFGADMPPISATKSLTGHAQGAAGVHEAIYTLLMMQSGFIAASANIDEIDPAVADANIARTRIDNADINLAISNSFGFGGTNATLALQRYNG, encoded by the coding sequence ATGAGGCGAGTCGTCGTCACAGGCATGGGCATCGTTTCCAGCATCGGAAACAACACTCAAGAAGTCGTCGGGAGCCTGCGTGAAGGCAAATCCGGCATCGTGAGAGCCGATACCTATGCGGAGATGGGGTTCAGGAGCCAGGTGCATGGCAGCCTGAAGATCAATCTCGACGAGGCGGTGGACCGGCGCGCGCGGCGCTTCATGGGCGATGGCGCGGCCTATGCCTGGATCGCGATGGAACAGGCGATCCGCGATGCGGGGCTCGAGGAAAGCGATGTGAGCAACCCGCGCACGGGGCTCATCGTCGGTTCGGGCGGACCTTCGACCAAGGCGATCGTCGCCGCCGCCGACATGGCGCGCACGGAGCCCGTGAAAGGCCCGAAGAAAGTCGGCCCCTTCGCGGTGCCGAAGGCGATGTCCTCGACCTGCTCGGCCAATCTTTCGACCTGGTACAAGACCAAGGGCGTCAACTACTCCATCAGCTCGGCCTGCTCGACCTCGGCGAACTGCATCGGCAATGCGGCCGAGATGATACAGTGGGGCAAGCAGGACGTGATGTTTGCCGGCGGCGGCGAGGAACTCGACTGGACATTGTCGGTGCTCTTCGACGCGATGGGCGCGATGTCGGCGAAGCGGAACGACACGCCGGAAAAGGCGAGCCGCGCCTATGACAAGGACCGCGACGGCTTCGTCATCACCGGCGGCGGCGGCATTCTCGTGCTGGAAGAGCTCGAACACGCGAAGGCGCGCGGCGCGAAGATCTATGCCGAGATCGTCGGCTATGGCGCGACGGCGGACGGCGCCGACATGGTGGCCCCTTCCGGCGAAGGCGCGGTGCGCTGCATGAAGATGGCGCTGCAGAACGTCAAAGAGAAAGTCGACTACATCAACCCGCATGCGACATCGACGCCTGTGGGCGACATTCCCGAGATCAACGCGATCCGCGAAGTCTTCGGCGCCGACATGCCGCCGATCAGCGCCACGAAATCGCTGACCGGCCACGCACAGGGCGCGGCGGGCGTTCACGAAGCCATCTACACGCTGCTGATGATGCAGTCCGGCTTCATAGCGGCGAGCGCCAATATCGACGAGATCGACCCGGCGGTCGCCGACGCCAACATTGCGCGGACGCGCATCGACAATGCCGACATCAATCTCGCGATCTCGAACAGTTTCGGTTTCGGCGGCACCAACGCGACGCTGGCACTGCAACGCTATAACGGGTGA
- a CDS encoding type II toxin-antitoxin system RelE/ParE family toxin translates to MKIYLAKTFARWARKERLAKEDLCRAAREIGDGLVDARLGGLLVKKRIARTGGGKSGGYRTIVMFRAGERMVFLYGFPKNAQSNLSPRELEAYLALAKIFDGFSEKDMARLGAEKELTEVVCDEC, encoded by the coding sequence ATGAAAATCTATCTGGCCAAGACCTTTGCACGCTGGGCCCGCAAGGAGCGGCTGGCGAAAGAGGATTTGTGCCGGGCCGCTCGCGAGATCGGAGACGGACTGGTCGATGCCCGGCTGGGTGGCCTGCTGGTCAAGAAGCGCATCGCGCGGACCGGCGGTGGCAAGAGCGGCGGATACCGGACCATCGTCATGTTTCGCGCCGGCGAGAGGATGGTGTTTCTTTACGGCTTTCCGAAGAACGCCCAGAGCAACCTTTCGCCACGAGAGCTGGAAGCCTATCTGGCACTGGCGAAAATCTTCGACGGGTTTTCGGAAAAGGACATGGCGCGTCTCGGCGCCGAGAAAGAATTGACGGAGGTTGTTTGCGATGAGTGCTAG
- a CDS encoding DUF3501 family protein, which yields MKKEITPADILPYETYAKERKERRTAITALKKNRRVEVGPHATFYFENYDTMFQQIQEMLHIEKGGAEQLEDELRAYNPLIPQGSELVATIMFEINDEVRRDRFLRSITWVEKHLFIDVGGEKVPGEAETDVERTKADGKTSSVHFVHFRFTPGQIAKFRDPATQVLAVIAHENYHHMAVLPPAVKEALAMDFA from the coding sequence ATGAAAAAAGAAATCACCCCCGCCGACATTCTCCCCTACGAAACCTACGCGAAGGAGCGGAAAGAGCGCCGCACCGCGATCACCGCGCTGAAGAAGAACCGCCGCGTCGAAGTCGGGCCCCACGCCACTTTCTATTTCGAGAATTACGACACGATGTTCCAGCAGATCCAGGAAATGCTGCACATCGAAAAAGGCGGCGCAGAGCAGCTCGAGGATGAACTGCGCGCCTACAACCCGCTGATCCCGCAAGGCAGCGAACTCGTCGCCACCATCATGTTCGAGATCAATGACGAGGTCCGCCGCGACCGCTTCCTGCGCTCCATCACCTGGGTCGAAAAACATCTTTTCATCGATGTCGGCGGCGAGAAGGTTCCGGGCGAAGCCGAAACCGACGTCGAGCGCACGAAAGCCGACGGCAAGACGTCATCCGTCCACTTCGTCCATTTCCGCTTCACGCCCGGCCAGATCGCGAAATTCCGGGATCCCGCCACCCAGGTCCTCGCCGTCATCGCGCATGAGAACTACCACCACATGGCCGTCCTCCCGCCCGCGGTGAAAGAGGCGCTCGCGATGGACTTCGCCTGA
- the fabA gene encoding 3-hydroxyacyl-[acyl-carrier-protein] dehydratase FabA — MAERKSAYSLDDLLECAHGRLFGPGNAQLPLPPMLMIDRITHISDEGGEHGKGLIKAEFDIKPELWFFPCHFEGDPIMPGCLGLDGAWQLLGFFLGWIGGKGKGRAVGVGEVKFSAMVTPAVKKIEYIIQLKRVVNRRLVVGVADCTILADGELAFTITDMKVGLQTEEQAA, encoded by the coding sequence ATGGCGGAACGGAAATCGGCTTACTCCCTGGACGACCTTCTCGAATGCGCGCATGGCCGCCTGTTCGGACCCGGCAATGCCCAGTTGCCGCTGCCGCCAATGCTGATGATCGACCGCATCACGCATATTTCGGATGAGGGCGGCGAACACGGCAAGGGCCTCATCAAAGCCGAATTCGACATCAAGCCGGAGCTCTGGTTCTTCCCCTGCCATTTCGAGGGCGACCCGATCATGCCGGGCTGCCTCGGCCTTGACGGCGCGTGGCAGCTTCTCGGATTTTTTCTCGGCTGGATCGGCGGCAAGGGCAAGGGCCGCGCGGTCGGCGTGGGCGAGGTGAAGTTTTCCGCGATGGTGACGCCCGCGGTCAAAAAGATCGAATACATCATTCAGCTGAAGCGCGTGGTGAACCGCCGTCTCGTGGTCGGCGTTGCCGATTGCACTATTCTGGCGGATGGCGAACTGGCGTTTACGATCACCGACATGAAGGTCGGGCTGCAGACGGAAGAACAAGCCGCCTGA
- a CDS encoding helix-turn-helix domain-containing protein, whose product MSARRRPSTDALKAAHETAEGLFRRGLIDKTTMSGFDVLCLEPVRDLSPRKIKSLRERHKVSQPVFAAYLNVSAATVKAWEQGAKKPAGPSLKLLNLIERKGLDAVA is encoded by the coding sequence ATGAGTGCTAGACGCCGCCCGAGTACGGACGCCCTCAAGGCCGCGCACGAAACGGCGGAGGGACTTTTCCGGAGGGGCCTGATCGACAAGACGACGATGAGCGGCTTCGATGTGCTTTGCCTCGAGCCGGTGCGCGACCTGTCTCCGCGAAAGATCAAATCTCTCAGGGAACGGCACAAGGTCAGTCAGCCGGTGTTCGCCGCTTATCTGAATGTCAGCGCCGCAACCGTGAAGGCATGGGAGCAGGGCGCGAAGAAGCCCGCCGGGCCGTCGCTGAAGCTGCTCAACCTGATCGAGCGGAAGGGGCTCGACGCGGTGGCTTGA
- a CDS encoding HesA/MoeB/ThiF family protein, producing the protein MKLSDDQLERYARHIVLKEIGGPGQQKLLKARVLIIGAGGLGSPCLMYLAAAGAGTIGIIDNDTVSLSNLQRQIAHGTGDLGRAKTESAGDAARRINPDVKIVQHKERLTGANALEIVSQYDIVADGCDNFATRFLVNDACYFAKVPLVSAAVGQFEGQVATFRAFERDGEGKPKPNYRDFVGATPPPGSVPTCEEAGVLGALTGVVGSLQALEVIKEITGAGESLAGKLLIYDALDTRFRTVKLKWDPKNALTGESPTITDLSGHA; encoded by the coding sequence ATGAAACTCAGCGACGACCAACTGGAACGCTATGCGCGGCACATCGTGCTGAAGGAGATCGGCGGGCCCGGCCAGCAGAAACTCCTGAAGGCGCGGGTGCTCATCATCGGCGCGGGCGGGCTTGGGAGCCCTTGCCTCATGTATCTCGCGGCAGCGGGCGCCGGCACTATCGGCATCATCGACAATGACACCGTGTCGCTTTCCAATTTGCAGCGGCAGATCGCGCATGGGACGGGCGATCTCGGCCGGGCGAAGACGGAGAGCGCGGGCGATGCGGCGCGACGCATCAACCCGGATGTGAAGATCGTTCAGCACAAGGAGCGGCTGACGGGCGCCAATGCGCTGGAGATCGTTTCGCAATACGACATTGTTGCGGATGGCTGCGATAATTTTGCGACGCGGTTTCTGGTGAACGATGCCTGCTACTTCGCGAAGGTGCCGCTGGTCTCTGCCGCTGTCGGTCAGTTCGAGGGACAGGTGGCGACGTTCCGCGCCTTCGAACGCGACGGCGAGGGCAAGCCGAAGCCGAATTACCGCGACTTCGTGGGCGCGACGCCGCCGCCCGGCTCTGTCCCCACCTGCGAGGAGGCGGGGGTGCTTGGCGCGCTGACGGGCGTTGTCGGGTCGCTGCAGGCGCTCGAAGTCATCAAGGAGATTACCGGCGCGGGGGAGAGCCTTGCGGGGAAGCTGCTGATCTATGACGCGCTCGACACACGGTTCCGCACCGTGAAGCTCAAATGGGACCCGAAGAACGCGCTGACGGGGGAGAGCCCGACGATCACGGATTTGAGCGGGCACGCCTGA
- a CDS encoding SH3 domain-containing protein translates to MPERKRTIGKKTGRGLAAGGALLVALGCLTGMAQASDRIATAALEEREPLVRTPGTATGLPVPRYVSLKSGRANVRRGPGTDFPIDWVYRKSGMPLEVIAESNNWRRIRDHEGDGGWIWHTMLAGERSAIVDAQAADGGPVALYKEPDRQSAVMAYAERGLVARVTSCTGNWCHLEAGGAEGWVAQSALWGVYPGERFE, encoded by the coding sequence ATGCCGGAGCGGAAAAGGACCATAGGTAAAAAAACCGGGCGCGGGCTCGCCGCAGGCGGGGCGCTGCTCGTCGCGCTTGGCTGCCTGACAGGCATGGCACAGGCGAGCGACAGAATTGCGACGGCGGCGCTGGAGGAGCGGGAGCCGCTTGTGCGGACGCCGGGGACGGCGACGGGGCTGCCGGTGCCGCGCTATGTGAGCCTCAAATCCGGCCGCGCCAATGTGCGCCGGGGGCCGGGGACGGATTTTCCCATCGACTGGGTTTACCGGAAATCCGGCATGCCACTGGAGGTGATCGCGGAATCGAACAACTGGCGGCGCATCCGCGACCATGAAGGCGATGGCGGCTGGATCTGGCACACGATGCTGGCGGGCGAGCGCAGCGCGATCGTCGATGCGCAGGCGGCGGATGGCGGGCCGGTGGCGCTTTACAAGGAGCCGGACCGGCAATCCGCGGTGATGGCCTATGCGGAGCGGGGACTTGTGGCGCGGGTGACGAGCTGCACGGGGAACTGGTGCCACCTTGAGGCCGGCGGCGCGGAAGGCTGGGTGGCGCAGAGCGCGCTCTGGGGCGTCTATCCCGGCGAGCGGTTCGAGTGA
- a CDS encoding heterodisulfide reductase-related iron-sulfur binding cluster, whose product MSSPTEGSPKEGSTEAPIRHPIEWRNPDFYDAEKIDAEMRRIFDICHGCRRCFNLCDSFPRLFDLIDESPTGELDEVKSSDFGPVVEACTLCDMCYMTKCPYVPPHEFNLDFPHLMLRYRAAEGKEKQGFPFVQAQLAQTDRNGKLAQPVAPLANWGSSRANKLTRPVLEAVAGIDRRAELPKFHGQTFTMRAKKQDKEGLSAPKPAPASGRKAVLFATCFVNYNNPGVGEAARLVLAHNGVETEVAYPGCCGMPFLEQGNIEKVAAQAEKVAKDMCAWIDKGYDIITLTASCGLMFKFEWPLILPENEDVMRLSAATRDIDEYVVDIAKKEGLAAGLRPVEGGVTAHLACHARAQNMGAKSAEMMRLIPELKLDVVERCSGHGGTFGVMKETFDVAMKVGKTASRNVAKTGNKYVTSDCPLAAKHLTHEIETMGEPQLPQASHPIEIMARAWGLI is encoded by the coding sequence ATGAGCAGCCCGACAGAAGGCAGCCCGAAAGAGGGAAGCACCGAAGCCCCGATCCGTCATCCGATCGAGTGGCGCAACCCGGACTTCTACGACGCCGAAAAGATCGATGCCGAAATGCGCCGCATCTTCGACATCTGCCACGGCTGCCGCCGCTGCTTCAATCTCTGCGACAGTTTCCCTCGCCTCTTCGATCTGATCGACGAGAGCCCGACCGGCGAACTCGACGAGGTGAAGTCATCCGACTTCGGTCCCGTCGTCGAGGCCTGCACGCTCTGCGACATGTGCTACATGACGAAGTGCCCCTATGTGCCGCCGCATGAATTCAATCTCGACTTCCCGCATCTGATGTTGCGCTACCGCGCGGCGGAAGGAAAAGAGAAGCAAGGCTTCCCCTTCGTGCAGGCGCAGCTCGCGCAGACGGACCGCAACGGCAAGCTCGCCCAGCCCGTCGCCCCGCTTGCGAATTGGGGCTCCTCCCGCGCGAACAAGCTGACGCGCCCCGTCCTCGAAGCCGTCGCGGGCATCGACCGCCGCGCCGAGCTGCCGAAATTTCACGGGCAAACATTCACCATGCGCGCGAAGAAGCAGGACAAGGAAGGCCTGTCCGCGCCGAAGCCCGCGCCCGCGAGCGGCCGCAAGGCCGTCCTCTTCGCCACCTGCTTCGTCAACTACAATAATCCGGGCGTCGGCGAAGCCGCACGCCTTGTCCTCGCGCATAATGGCGTCGAGACCGAAGTCGCCTATCCCGGCTGCTGCGGCATGCCCTTCCTCGAACAGGGCAACATCGAAAAAGTTGCCGCCCAGGCGGAGAAGGTCGCGAAGGACATGTGCGCCTGGATCGACAAGGGCTACGACATCATCACGCTCACCGCTTCCTGCGGCCTGATGTTCAAATTCGAATGGCCGCTCATCCTGCCCGAAAACGAAGACGTGATGCGCCTCTCCGCCGCCACCCGCGACATCGACGAATATGTCGTCGACATCGCGAAGAAGGAGGGTCTCGCCGCCGGCCTCCGCCCGGTCGAGGGTGGCGTCACCGCCCATCTCGCCTGCCATGCCCGCGCGCAGAACATGGGCGCGAAATCGGCCGAGATGATGCGCCTCATCCCCGAGCTCAAGCTCGATGTCGTCGAGCGATGCTCCGGCCACGGAGGAACTTTCGGCGTCATGAAGGAAACCTTCGATGTCGCCATGAAGGTCGGCAAGACCGCGTCGCGCAATGTCGCGAAAACCGGCAACAAATATGTAACCTCCGATTGCCCGCTCGCCGCCAAGCATCTCACCCACGAAATCGAAACCATGGGCGAGCCGCAATTGCCGCAGGCGAGCCATCCGATCGAGATCATGGCGCGCGCCTGGGGGCTTATCTGA
- the irrA gene encoding iron response transcriptional regulator IrrA has product MLVTQERPYAQTLTRLREAGLRPTRQRLALGRILFDGGDRHVTAEALHEEAQKAGVSVSLATVYNTLHQFTGAGLLREVVVDSARTYFDTNIDDHHHFFIEKDGALMDIAGTDVTIGKLPAAPEGMDIARVDVIVRLHDRPKG; this is encoded by the coding sequence ATGTTGGTGACGCAGGAACGCCCCTACGCACAGACACTGACCAGGCTGCGGGAAGCAGGGCTCCGCCCCACGCGCCAGCGGCTGGCTCTGGGCCGCATCTTGTTCGATGGCGGTGATCGCCATGTCACGGCCGAAGCCCTCCATGAGGAAGCGCAGAAGGCCGGCGTCAGCGTTTCCCTCGCCACGGTCTACAACACGCTGCACCAGTTCACCGGCGCGGGCCTCCTGCGCGAAGTGGTGGTGGACAGCGCGCGGACCTATTTCGACACCAATATCGACGACCACCATCACTTCTTCATCGAGAAGGATGGCGCGCTGATGGATATTGCGGGCACCGATGTCACCATCGGCAAGCTCCCGGCCGCGCCGGAAGGCATGGACATCGCCCGCGTCGATGTCATCGTCCGCCTGCATGACCGGCCCAAAGGCTGA
- a CDS encoding sulfatase, with translation MKFIYIDIDTLRADHLGCYGYHRNTSPHIDRLAARGLRFENVHASDTPCLPSRTALLTGRFGIHNGVVNHGGADADPVIGGADRAFWSQFHLHSFPAQLKRAGLKTVSVSSFAHRHSAFHWHAGFDETYNVGKFGLETADEVFAIASRWLEANGRNGDWFLHVHMWDPHTPYRAAPDYGEPFAETPLPGWLTEEKRARDWQGCGPHSAQECSGFAPNPKAAQAFPRQPQQIPDMAAVRAMFDGYDTGVLVADEYVGRIVALLGELGIEEEVAIMISSDHGETLGELNVYGDHQTVDQHTTRVPLVLVWPGLEGGKTLSAFHYQIDVTATLLELLGRKVPESWDGVSFAGSLRAGEDKGRDHLIVSQGAWTCQRGVRFDKWILISTMHDGYHLYDEAMLFNLEDDPHEERNLAEAQPEIAARGFHLLSAWHEDMMKDAARGRDPLANVVAEGGPYHVRGALPAYLERLRATGRAAMAERLSAKYPAG, from the coding sequence ATGAAGTTCATCTATATCGACATCGACACGCTGCGCGCCGACCATCTCGGCTGTTACGGCTATCACCGCAACACGAGCCCGCATATCGACCGGCTGGCGGCGCGGGGCCTGCGCTTCGAAAATGTCCACGCCTCCGACACGCCCTGCCTGCCGAGCCGGACGGCGCTGCTGACAGGCCGCTTCGGCATTCACAATGGCGTCGTCAATCATGGCGGGGCCGATGCCGATCCCGTGATCGGCGGCGCGGACAGGGCCTTCTGGTCGCAGTTTCATCTGCACAGTTTTCCCGCGCAACTGAAACGCGCCGGGCTCAAAACCGTCAGCGTCAGTTCCTTCGCGCATCGCCATTCGGCCTTTCACTGGCATGCGGGCTTCGACGAAACCTACAATGTCGGCAAGTTCGGGCTGGAGACGGCGGATGAAGTGTTCGCCATCGCATCGCGGTGGCTGGAAGCGAATGGACGGAACGGCGACTGGTTTCTGCATGTGCATATGTGGGACCCGCATACGCCCTATCGCGCCGCGCCGGACTATGGCGAGCCTTTCGCGGAGACGCCGCTGCCCGGCTGGCTGACCGAGGAGAAGCGGGCGCGGGACTGGCAGGGCTGCGGACCGCACAGCGCGCAGGAATGTTCGGGCTTTGCGCCGAACCCGAAAGCGGCGCAGGCCTTTCCGCGCCAGCCGCAACAGATTCCCGACATGGCGGCGGTGCGCGCGATGTTCGACGGCTACGACACAGGCGTTCTCGTTGCCGACGAATATGTCGGGCGCATCGTTGCGCTGCTGGGCGAACTCGGCATCGAAGAGGAAGTCGCGATCATGATTTCGTCGGATCATGGCGAGACGCTGGGGGAACTCAATGTCTATGGCGACCACCAGACCGTCGACCAGCACACCACCCGCGTGCCGCTTGTTCTCGTCTGGCCGGGACTTGAGGGCGGCAAGACCCTTTCCGCCTTCCACTACCAGATCGACGTGACGGCGACGCTGCTCGAGCTTCTCGGCCGCAAGGTGCCGGAGAGCTGGGACGGCGTTTCATTCGCGGGCAGCCTGAGGGCGGGCGAGGACAAGGGCCGGGATCACCTCATCGTTTCGCAAGGCGCGTGGACCTGCCAGCGCGGCGTACGCTTCGACAAGTGGATCCTGATTTCGACGATGCATGACGGCTATCATCTCTATGACGAGGCGATGCTGTTCAACCTCGAAGACGACCCGCATGAGGAGAGGAACCTGGCGGAGGCGCAGCCCGAAATCGCGGCGCGCGGATTTCACCTGCTCTCCGCCTGGCACGAGGACATGATGAAAGATGCGGCGCGGGGGCGCGACCCGCTGGCGAATGTGGTGGCCGAGGGCGGGCCCTATCATGTGCGCGGCGCGCTGCCCGCCTATCTCGAACGGCTGCGCGCGACCGGCCGCGCGGCAATGGCCGAGAGGCTCAGCGCGAAATATCCGGCGGGCTGA
- a CDS encoding 2-hydroxyacid dehydrogenase: MTAKKPLVIVTRKLPAPIEARMGELFDVRLNGDDHPFSAAELAAAIREADVLVPTVTDRIDARLLSQAGENLRLIAQFGTGVDNIDVETARRRGITVTNTPGVLTEDTADMTMGLLLAVPRRLAEGSRYLREHEGQWPGWSPTWMLGRRLTGKRLGIIGMGRIGQAVARRAKPFGLEIHYHNRKPANAVIEQELEARFWENLDDMLPKVDIVSVNCPLTPQTFHLLDTRRLKLLKPEAYIVNTARGEIIDENALIRALEAGELAGAGLDVFEHEPTVNPRLLKLPNVVSLPHMGSATIEGRVEMGGKVIVNIKTFMDGHRPPDRVIPAIM; the protein is encoded by the coding sequence ATGACCGCCAAAAAACCGCTCGTCATCGTCACCCGCAAATTGCCTGCGCCCATCGAGGCGCGGATGGGCGAGCTGTTCGATGTCCGGCTGAACGGCGATGATCACCCCTTTTCCGCGGCCGAGCTTGCGGCTGCGATCCGCGAGGCCGATGTCCTGGTCCCCACCGTGACGGACCGGATAGATGCCCGCCTCCTCTCCCAGGCCGGCGAAAATCTCCGCCTCATCGCCCAGTTCGGCACCGGCGTCGACAATATCGACGTCGAGACGGCCCGCCGCCGCGGCATCACCGTCACCAACACGCCGGGCGTGCTGACGGAAGACACCGCCGACATGACCATGGGCCTGCTGCTGGCCGTGCCGCGCCGCCTCGCCGAAGGCTCCCGCTATCTCCGCGAGCATGAAGGCCAATGGCCCGGCTGGTCGCCCACCTGGATGCTCGGCCGCCGGCTCACCGGCAAGCGCCTCGGCATCATCGGCATGGGCCGCATCGGCCAGGCGGTGGCGCGCCGCGCCAAACCCTTCGGCCTCGAAATCCACTACCACAACAGAAAGCCCGCCAACGCCGTCATCGAGCAGGAGCTCGAAGCGCGTTTCTGGGAAAATCTCGACGACATGCTGCCCAAGGTCGATATCGTCTCGGTCAATTGCCCGCTGACGCCGCAGACCTTCCACCTGCTCGACACGCGCCGCCTGAAACTGCTGAAACCGGAAGCCTATATCGTCAACACCGCGCGCGGCGAAATCATCGACGAGAACGCGCTCATCCGCGCGCTGGAAGCCGGCGAGCTCGCCGGCGCCGGCCTCGACGTCTTCGAGCATGAGCCGACGGTGAACCCGCGCCTGCTGAAACTCCCCAACGTCGTCTCGCTCCCCCACATGGGCTCCGCCACCATCGAAGGCCGCGTCGAAATGGGCGGCAAGGTCATCGTCAACATCAAGACCTTCATGGACGGCCACCGCCCCCCCGACCGCGTCATCCCCGCGATCATGTAA
- a CDS encoding rubrerythrin family protein → MASLSGSKTWENLKEAFAGESQANRRYLYFAQKADVEGFNDVAAVFRSTAEGETGHAHGHLEFLEEVGDPATGEPIGATDKNLKAAIAGETHEYTDMYPGMARTARDEGFDEIADWFETLAKAEKSHAGRFQKALDSLGS, encoded by the coding sequence ATGGCATCGCTTTCCGGTTCCAAGACCTGGGAAAATCTCAAAGAAGCGTTCGCCGGCGAAAGCCAGGCCAACCGCCGCTATCTCTATTTCGCGCAGAAGGCCGACGTCGAAGGCTTCAACGATGTCGCCGCCGTGTTCCGTTCGACCGCCGAAGGCGAGACGGGCCATGCGCATGGCCATCTCGAATTCCTCGAGGAAGTCGGCGATCCGGCGACGGGCGAGCCCATCGGCGCCACCGACAAGAACCTCAAGGCCGCCATCGCGGGCGAAACCCACGAATACACCGACATGTATCCGGGCATGGCGCGCACCGCGCGCGATGAGGGCTTCGACGAAATCGCCGACTGGTTTGAAACGCTCGCCAAGGCCGAAAAGAGCCATGCCGGACGTTTCCAGAAGGCGCTGGACAGCCTCGGCAGCTAA